AAGCGTTTACAAGGAATTCGCATAAACAAAATCGTCAATAATTCCGTAATTTCTCGCATTGGTTGCAAAATTTATCTTTGATAAAGTAAGAGTTGAACTTATAACTTCATTATAATGCAACCGTACCATTGTGTcactttgaaattgaaaaatagaaattccGCGAAGCCATGAGAATAACAATTGTTTGCTTGTTTATTGTACGTACATACAACATACAACCAACTTGATTTGTGCACAGATACCTCTGCCTTAGCCGAAATTTACTGCTACAGTTATGGTCGATGTGTGATGTTGAAAATACATCCAGAGCGAAGTGCATTGTCTAGTTTTGGCATTTTTATTGGGCGAGTTAAATCGTATCATACTACGTTAGGGTGGATTGCACAACATGATTTCAAGAGATTGATAAATGATTTATAGTCCTGTATTTTTTTAGAACCATAACTAATTTACTACGCGCAATATTGACCATCATCTCTATTTCTAAATTATAGGACATGACAATAACATTCCCAACGAAAATACAGCAGAATTGGCTGTAGTTGAGCAAGATAATACTCAAAGTGAACAGGTGATTCAAACATTCGATATCGTTGACGATGGACAAATGGTTGCTGAGCCGTCGCAATGTAAACAATGCTCGGAAACGGATAAAAAATACGACGACCTCATGAAGCTGTATTTGAAGTCACTTCATCGATTTTCAGAACTGGATTTCAAGTATAAGGATTTGCTACaagcaaaaaatcatttaaacaaGCCGGAATCATCTGACTCAGCTGCCTCCTCATCGAGTGATGACATTTTTACACCGAACGAGGTCAAATATCTACAGGCAATGCCACTCGATAAAAGTACCGATTCGACATTCGTCCTTAAATCTCTTGAATTTGCTTACAAAAGTGATCTGTCTGTGCTGCGTAACAAAACGCTTATGGGTACACCAGAGTCGGTGGTATATAGTGAGGACGGGGGAACTGTGATACAAATGAAGAAGGACCCAATTACTCCTCCTAAAGTTCAGCGCATCAAAGATCTTTTCATGGAACGCTTGTCAAAATGCCACATTGATTCTGAGGCCTTCGGCCAGCGAATAAAAGATGCGAACATCAATAAACTGTTTGCAACAGGCATCATTAACatagcaaaaaagaaaaaacaatgaaatattCCGATCACTTTCAATTGTATTGTTTGTATAATTTTCGGTGTATACGTAAACACCTTTTctataatttgttttgtttggaatAAATATTGTCTTTTGTTATGTCGTTAGTTTTCACTGTTGCGACTACCTACAAGAACATGTTGGAGTTAAATGattgaattttacatgtaGGACATTGATTGCCAATTTGTTGAGAAGAAAAGCGAGCACATAGATTTCACATAACAGATAACTTGAAaccaatattttgttcagagTAACATCGAGAGTATAGATCTGATAAATGTACTTTCAAGTCTACttgtcaaacaattttttcgctATCAACAACAAGTATTCTgacctcgatttttttttttttggttttctctTTGTCTCAAAAGGCCGAAGTTGTATTGCGACAACGCAAGACTAGGTTTGTTCATTTTACATGCAAGGACGTAAGGCTATTATTTTTCTATCGccgtaaattgaaatttctctTCTTTaagcttgatttccacttacaaagaAACTACTCCGTTTTGCCTTCGATTGGCTAAACCACGACTCGTTTCTATTGTTCAAAGAGTACACGGATAAAAAACGGAGTTCTTTTTTCGTTGGTGTAAATCAGggtttattttatgtttttctgtATGTATCTGTAAATAGATGGTTTATAAAAGACCTTTCATTCTGCGTTAAGCTCTGCTAGACTAAAAAAATCTGTCGTTCGAATTACagtaaatttagatttttgtttaaattcagAAACAAGTGAAGCGTGAAGGTTCACAACACAAAGTAAATTGATTTAGAAATTGCAAAAGGCCAGAGAATTTTCATGAACCTTctttaattttcccaaaaaatgtttgtggaaaaatttatgaaactaCAGTAAAATGCTATGCAAAAAATAGTTCCTTATAATATCTGATTCGGTTTTCGGTTAATTGGGATaacttccatttttttaaactttggaATATTTGTTTTCTTGCAACGTTTTTCCGTTTatttgtcaaaaaataaaatgaaaaccaatCTTGAATCttgggaattttatttcaaacggCTTAGAATTTAAATACGGTCAAAAACATTAGCACAAACATTGATGGGCTCATTCGTTTTCGAATGGATTAGGAGGAGTTGTAATATACTGACTTAATCCAACTTTCATATAAATGTACTTCGTCTTAATGTTGACAATCGGcgccaaaattttttgatttgtgggttgaacttttgaaatgtgGTAAATGATGTCGACGATCTCGAATGCATCCATTATGGCGTATATTTTGCAATCCAGCTCAATATAAAATTTGACCATTCCAACCATATCGTTTATCAAGCCAACAAAATAgtcgattgatttttttggCTTTGTGTACAATAGACTGGTGTATGTCACTTTACCCAATTTTATACGCTTATACGCGCATAAATCTTTATTGGACAAATCCAACTCCTTTAAAGTCTCAACATTTAATACCCGCATTGATTTCTGTACGATAACATCGCCTTTTCCAAGTAATGATTCGACGACTGTTGACATTTCCTTTGATTTTTTGGTTGGTTTTGCAAGAGACTGTTTCAGACAATATTTCGAAGCTATTTGCAGAAGAACATCAGTTGTCCCACTTATCATTTTCAGCAAAACCCCATTGTTGCGCTCAAACGAAAAAGCTGAGTGAGACCATAGAGGCCCCAACTTTCGAACACTATTCGGAATGTGTTTCAGAAGATGGACATTCATAACCATGTTTTCTTTTCCGAATAATCGTTGATGCTCCTTCACATACTTTGCTAGCATGACTTCTGCTTCGAGGACCTCTGCGCTGGGAATGCATGTTTGCAGAAGAATATATGTAGCAGCAGATAATGCACGAATATGTTCAACAAACACTTTCGGAATACAGCCGTCTAAACATACTGGCAAATCTTCTTGTCAGCTTCGACTATTTGTAGTCTGTTCTAACTTTTACTTGACCGTGATAGTAAAATACTGGAGCATTGGCTTTACTAGATTTTTCGGTCCATCATTGGTGGCAAGAATTCAAACACAAATTCTTGAGACGTTTCGCATCTTTATTGATACATCATCAGTCATGTGGGCTATCTGTACaatatcaaaaacaatttactttAGCTAATTACAATATCACAAACTAGTTTCTCAAAACACTTACTATCTAATCCTCACAGTTTTGCATCGTCCACAAACTGATTCAAATCTTTTCACATCCAGTGagtaaacataaacataaacaaacttgACAATTACCGAACTACTTCGAACAGCTGGACAGTCAAAGTTAATTATCTTGTTATATGGATGGAGCTATCACCTCTTTAATTAAGCTCTTATACACCGAGCTGATGTTTTCTGTGTCTCTTCTAAAATTCATAGCCGGATTGGTCATAATGTGGAGAGACTCAAGCACCTTACGTTTCGCATAATTATGTTCAACTTCCaatattgaaacattttcagtgtctGGTACATGACCAGCTTCGTAAAAATGGTGCACTAAAGCTGTTGAACTTTCCAATTCTCCATCCTGGTTAAACTTTTTAATATCTTCAACGTGTTCATCTGTCCTCACATATGCCTTTCGTCCCGTTTGACCAATGTAATTCAGATCACATTTGGCTCTTCTGCCATCACCTAGACAAGGCATGTTGTAGACTACGTCATACATTTCCAATATCGGTGTCTTTTGTTTCAGTTTGGTGAAAGTCGATCTATTCTTCAGAGTCGGTTTATAGCCCACTTTTACGTCATCATTTCCTCTGCAGAGAATTTTTCCTATGTTCTGGGAACATGACTGATTGAATTGTAGACCTTTGTAACGTATCTTGCTTTTTGTCGAATTGGTATTCTGTGAGTGGTTGTTCACGGTAGGTTGACTGTTGACCGTTGTATTTTGCCTTTGTTTCAACCAGTGAAACATTTTAAGTCTTTTGTTGATCAGCATTATTGGGTAACCATTTTCACCGAGAATTCTTTTTGCTAAGTTGACATTTTTCCCGTGGAATTTCTTTGAACTCAATCCTAACAGTCGCTTAATCAGGTTGTCCATTACATTGAGCTTGTGTATTAACGGGTGGTTGGACCAATAGTTCAGTACCCTACTCGAAGACGTTGGTTTAGAATACCAGTCGAAATCTATACACTGGTTATTGCCACGAATCAACAGCACGTCTAAGAACGGTAagatttcatttgtttcttCAACGACagtgaattgaattttgtggTGGATTGAATTGAAAGCGTCCATCGTGTACCCTATCATAGACGAGGGGATTATCAAGAACAAATCGTCGACGTACTTCACGCACTCTTTCAGATGATAGTTTAGCTTCAATATCGCTTGGTCCAAGACATATTCCATAACTAAATCAGCCAAAATTGGACTCAATGGCAGCCCCATCGGCAATCCATCTATCTGTTTGTACATTACATTTTCGTACGTGAATTGGTTACAGTCTCTTGTTGCGAAATTCAGCAGTTGTATGAAGTGTGTCTTCGGAATCGTTGTTATCTGTTCTATTTCACTCCATCTCTCTTCTATAATCTTTTCTACCAGTTCCAAGGGAATATTCGTGAACAGTGATACCACATCGAATGACACCATTTTGCATACTGAGCTTAACTTCAGTGTCCTTATTCGGTCTATGAAACCGGTAGCGTTACGCACGTTGTATTTGCTGTCGGAAGTTAGGTTGTTCAGAATTTTCGTCAGGAATACTGCAATGTTGTAGGCAGGTGACTCATAGCTGGCGACAATCAGGCGCAATGGGTTACCTCTTTTATGAACTTTGGGTTGTCCATAAACTTTCGGTGCAGATGTGTTATGCATGACCAGTTGTTTGTATTCTTCTTCCGTGATGAACTCTTGTTTCTTTAATGTGTTGCATAAGTAGATACTTCTTGCGTGCAGCAGTTCGGTTGtgtcaaaatttagttttttgtaCACTTTGTTGTCAGACAAGTGGTCCATCATCTTTCGGCCATAATCCAATTTTGACATTATCACTGTTCTGTTTCCTTTATCCGCCGATGTAACTATCAAGTCCTTATTTTGACtaagaaacttttttgttgtcttgAAAATTCTGACGATTTCTGCTTTTATTGGATCATCGACCGGATTGTGAAATTTCTCCTTGTGCAGTATATGCGCTACTTTCGATCTCTTTTCCTCTCTCAGTTCATCATCCTGTTCTTCCCATAGAATGTTCTCGATATCAGCTATGAATTTGAAGGCCGGGAAATCGTTTTGCTCGGTGGGGAGAGAAAATTTCGGACCAAGCGACAGCAACCAACAAATATCCTCAGGAATATCGACATCAGTTAGATTAATGAACCAATTGTTGTTGAGCTTGGTGGAAAATCTTAGTTTTTCCAATGTCCTTCGTTTTAGATCATTAAACTTCTTGGTGTTACTGTTTTTGTAGTTGTTGATGGTATCCAATTTGAACTTTCTTTGTCCTTCCACGAATCTCTTGACATACCAGATATTCCCAAACTGTTTTACGTCTAACTGCAACTGTTTCATTTCGGCTTCAAGTTTCTTAATCTGTTGGTCTTTATGCGCTATCAAAACATTAAGAACCTTCCGGTGAAAATTATTGATAACCCAGTTCAGCTTCTTCGTTTGTACTTTGTTGTCCGGAAGCAGATGGTAAAATTGGCGTGAGAAGTTGACCAGAAAATCTGGAATcagttttgctcttctacatcTTATTAAGAAGATACGTTGAGGAATTTTCTTCGCTAATTTCCGGTTACAGTTGGCGTAGTCTTTGAACGTTCTATTGACCTCAAGCCCAAACATTGAGGTTACGTATGCAAAAAACATAAAGTTTTCCATACTGAAGGCTTAGTTGCTTGGCAAATAGTACAACAGCAAGAATTTGTATTCACTTGCTTTGAAGTCGGCTTTTTGTTCCAGCGAGCGCGGTTTTCTTACAACATCAGCATTTGGCTTAATTGCCATTATTCTGTCGTTCAgcaatttcttcttctttggaGGAATGTAGTATGGAcagcttttattttttgaatccAAAAACAAGTTTAAAATGCGTTTTTGATTTCCAAGTAATATGCAGTGCATGTATTCAATGCTGATACTATGCAAAATGTTGAAGTGTTCAAATGCGACCAAACACGAAACGTCTGAAAGCAAAGACAACTCATTAAAATGGAGCTCATTTCTGTCTTGACTCTATTCAATAATTTGTGAACCTCAAATGTACAAGAAATGCAATCATAGAACTAGCAATCACCCAAAATAGCTTGTGAGTATTtggatttcaaatttttcaggctCAAGAATAAGTAAATTTTTACCTTTAATACCATTGACTGCATCATTTTCACCACTTGCAATAAGCATTTTCTTCAGAGTGTCCACTTCATCCCGTAATGGATGCTCAACATCGCCTTCCACATAACGAACGCATTCCGCAGGTTTCTTGTGTACTTTGTTTCCTTTTTTCCGTTTGTCATTCGATCTTTCAATTTGAACTTTCTCACCCGGGATCTCGCAATATGTACATGCATCATAGCCACCAAATTGTTTGGTTTCTTGTATCTTACTTTTAGCAGGTAGGTCGACACAACAATGACTGATGATTGCCTTGAAGACATAATCCTGATCGTTGATGTTCACACAGAAGTTGTTTTCTTTCATTCCACTGAATTCATACACCAGCGGTAGCAAATAATCTCGGAAGTTCAGGTTTGCCTCGGATTCCGTATAAAGCAATCCAGTTACGATTATGTTATGAGATTGGAAACGAATTCTCGGCGGCAAAAAGTTCTGTATGAATTGAATGGGCCATAGTGAAAACTTGTTGGATTTGAATCTGTTGGCTCCGTCTACATTGAGACATAATGacaaaatgttcaaatctTGATTCTCATACagcttaaaaatgtttttcaaaatttctccgTCATGTACATCGGAATAACACCCATCTTCGTTGCTGCTTGTATCAAATTCCTCAATGTATGACCAGTTGTTCTTAATGCTTCGTGACAATTGCTCTTGCATCGGCAAATACACGAAAAAATTAGTCTCCCGTTTACTTAACATTTTGTTACAACACTTCACTTGTTCAGATTTGTCTGGGTCAATTTTGACTGTCTTGTGGCATGCACTGCActttacaaagaaaaacattttaatcaaGTCTTTATGCTTTCTaaataagtttaaaatttgttttttatgagTAGGTAATTTATCACACATTTCGCGATCGATGTTGAGAATCTCCATGAAGTCTTCTAGACAACGAAGACTTGTGTTGTGTCTCAAATACAAGGCAATGATCTTATCGATTAAGTCAGTACCAAACGAATCGTCGTTGTCTCGCGACTTTTCAACCGTTTCTTGTTTGTTAAGACCGTCTGAAATATAAAATCGGATATGAAATAAATGCTCGCCGTcaataacagaaaaataaattataaccGATGCTCGTATCCAGGGTTATATCCAAGGATTCCAAAGAAAACTCCAGCGAATCAATAGAAGAATCCATCTTTGAACgttaaatatgaaaagttgATAAAATGTGTTACAAATTATAAACGTCAACCGAATATTGTCAGAAAAATAATCTCCAAACAAATCGAATCTGCTGTATCGACTTAGTGGTCGCGACAACTCTACAATACTGTCGAATGATCACATGAGTAATCGTTAGAAAAAACACTTTCCTTGAGGTATGTAGCAAACTTTGCATGTCAAGTTTGGTGAAAGTTGATTTATATTCTTTAGGGATGGAAAGTAGCTATTCTAGCTCCAAGGCATGCAAAATTACATACCTACCTGaccagagcctaatatttgggaattaattctctaaattcccaaaattcccaaaaattcccaaaattcccaaaattaccaaaaattaccaaaaattccctaaattccctaaaattcccaaaaacaacaacaaatatttcagaacatattgaatataatatattcagtaaattgagcttaagcggcatatcgccaaaactggaGGTGATGGTAATAGGGGAACaagtggtctccgattttaatgagtgatagattcgtcttcaattctagagaatcgtatctttcatttttttcgaatatttttttaaattttcggttaaagtgttcaaaggtgaaagcatgtcagagggtaccgaaaacccTTTTTCGGctataactcaaaaataattattttaagagcagtctacactccgaccttctatgaaaaacattttcgatgataactccttattagaataatttttgaaaaaagtggtttcatcgtttggtgccagAACATATAAGGTTTCGATAGCCACCAGAATAAACCGCGAgccttttttattaaaagtttagttttgttataaaaactttttctatttttttattgaaattaattaaaaaaatcactgccATGATGAACTCACGTACGGAAACTCTAAAGAATCGAAATGGGATATTAGGTATCTGTCAGCTGataggaatattttgtttgttagtgttggttttttggttatctcggtgatcacaattaaaacaaactgtcaacaaataaaacatcccaatttgttaagtcaagaaattgtttttttttcaagcgagagattttttgaaaattggagcggctttttaaactgaaattaagaatttcaaattccacttttccaatatcaatatacattttcagtgtgtttttgatgtgttcattgaaataaaaataatatggactaacgctcgcggtttattgtcaaaattgatgcagtctacgccgagaaaactcaaaagtccaaaaaatatcataaaaacacaaattttaggagttttgagttttttcgcatcaatctggacaattccagtggctatcgaaacCTTATATGTTCTGGCACCAAACGATAaggccacttttttcaaaaataattcgaataaaaagttatcatcaaaaatgtatttcataggGGGTCGGAGTGTAGATTGCTCTTTAATTATTGTGGTGTTGTACTAATGAGAGACCTACAAGTAGAGTATACGCCCtggctggtgcgagtacatcgaCGAGAATTATATCCTTCAGAAGATAATATTTGGgaaccaattttcaaaagttcactaaaattccaaaaaaaaatccaatttttttctttgcttgttcatagtttttaaaggtttttgaacttttcctgctcttttacgagcatttaattataaaaatgcaaagaaaagaatttttttgggaattttagggaatttttgggaattaattcccaaaaattccctaaattcccaaaaattcccaaaattcccaaaaattctcaaaaacgattcccaaatattaggctctgtaCCTGACTTAAACGATTGATCTAAACTTTCGCTCGGGTTGCATCTCgcgaaatttcctaaaatgtCCAAGACACTATTGGTGAGTTATCCAACTAACTATAATTTCTTTACCACTCACGACTTGTTTCTTTTGTCCGCGCTGCATTAGCATAATACCGTACAATGTGTAAATAGATATGGCtaagacctcattagtcaTTTAATTCAACAGTTTatattctaaaaataaaacaacaatcCAAACGGTTCAGCTGTATATAAGTCGTTAAACAAAGCCATCATAAATATCAATATTCGCCATACTGTTTAAATTGCATTCGTGATAGCAGTTGATAGTAGAGAGCCACGAAAAAGTGTGATGTATATATTATGGTTATAAGTGGTTCCACTGTTCAAAACAAAACGCTTTCGATTGTCTCTGTTAACTATTACAGATATTATTGCAGTCGTTAAGCATTGAAAcgattcaaaacaaaacaaaaagttcataccaaaaaaatttccccaACGCGGCATACATGGAGTGGGGCGAGAACCAACAGTCGTGTTCGTATCGTACACACGCGCATCATCAGTTTTCACACTCAGAATGAACGTAGAAAAAAAACGGTTGCCCTTTTTTCGCTATGAACATACAGCAGTCCCTTTTCAAATCAAAgatcacttttttgaaaacaGTTCGGGTTCAACATTCCTTGCACACACACACTTCTTACCATATATCCGGGTATCGTCTTCCGTTCGGTCaatttaagaaattaatttattttcattgaaaaattacattttcatggTAATTTCGAAACACTTAAATCGTTTCCATTGTGGACTTATTTGTTGTTACAGTCTAGGTACGGACGATTCGGAGTGTCTATTTATGTTTATTCTCATataattgttgttttgtttttgttttgtgtgttctgttcttcttctttcttttttaacgTGAAAAGAAACCGAGTGCAAAGTTCGTGCAAacattttcgacatttttatcTGCTTTGTGTGTGGTTTAATACAATCTATCTCTCTCGTAagtgtaataattttttgtttaaatacaGAAACTGTGTGTtacgataaaaacaaaatcatcgagCAGGCGAtaacagaaaatacaatttgaaACCGATTTAGGTTTAGCTTGTAATTTGATGTATTTGATGTTATGTAGCCAAGGACGTACATTCAATTAGCGGTTTAACCATTTATTTGTACAACAAGTGtttataa
The DNA window shown above is from Bradysia coprophila strain Holo2 chromosome IV unlocalized genomic scaffold, BU_Bcop_v1 contig_84, whole genome shotgun sequence and carries:
- the LOC119072733 gene encoding uncharacterized protein LOC119072733; the protein is MLINKRLKMFHWLKQRQNTTVNSQPTVNNHSQNTNSTKSKIRYKGLQFNQSCSQNIGKILCRGNDDVKVGYKPTLKNRSTFTKLKQKTPILEMYDVVYNMPCLGDGRRAKCDLNYIGQTGRKAYVRTDEHVEDIKKFNQDGELESSTALVHHFYEAGHVPDTENVSILEVEHNYAKRKVLESLHIMTNPAMNFRRDTENISSIAHMTDDVSIKMRNVSRICV
- the LOC119072987 gene encoding uncharacterized protein LOC119072987, whose translation is MEILNIDREMCDKLPTHKKQILNLFRKHKDLIKMFFFVKCSACHKTVKIDPDKSEQVKCCNKMLSKRETNFFVYLPMQEQLSRSIKNNWSYIEEFDTSSNEDGCYSDVHDGEILKNIFKLYENQDLNILSLCLNVDGANRFKSNKFSLWPIQFIQNFLPPRIRFQSHNIIVTGLLYTESEANLNFRDYLLPLVYEFSGMKENNFCVNINDQDYVFKAIISHCCVDLPAKSKIQETKQFGGYDACTYCEIPGEKVQIERSNDKRKKGNKVHKKPAECVRYVEGDVEHPLRDEVDTLKKMLIASGENDAVNGIKDVSCLVAFEHFNILHSISIEYMHCILLGNQKRILNLFLDSKNKSCPYYIPPKKKKLLNDRIMAIKPNADVVRKPRSLEQKADFKASEYKFLLLYYLPSN